The Romeriopsis navalis LEGE 11480 genome has a window encoding:
- a CDS encoding GIY-YIG nuclease family protein, whose amino-acid sequence MNPEETKQIEHQDVPAAHQGLHDFLYSADDEHSAAPTIATAVAATTDTPRSLQTWCDDAKNAKIAGVYAVMNADRQTQFISYSRNVALSLKSHLLQHGEEVCAIVTVETFRFPKRAAMEQLRDEWIAALPSPPPGNIDGSWATTIKDASSQAMSDAERAAYEEKKLKLRRAMADGTLNKEILATPTADSQREDLAAAMNEDNWSAVIREQTQETILDKPE is encoded by the coding sequence GTGAACCCTGAAGAAACTAAGCAGATCGAGCATCAAGACGTTCCCGCCGCCCACCAGGGACTCCACGACTTCCTCTATAGCGCTGATGACGAGCATTCCGCCGCTCCAACCATCGCCACCGCCGTTGCCGCCACAACTGACACCCCCCGCTCCCTTCAGACCTGGTGTGACGACGCCAAAAACGCCAAAATCGCTGGGGTCTATGCCGTGATGAATGCCGATCGGCAAACGCAATTTATCAGCTACTCCCGCAATGTCGCCCTCTCCTTGAAGAGTCACTTATTGCAGCATGGCGAGGAAGTCTGCGCGATCGTCACCGTCGAAACCTTCCGCTTCCCCAAACGTGCCGCAATGGAGCAACTGCGCGACGAATGGATTGCCGCCCTGCCCAGTCCGCCCCCCGGTAATATCGATGGCTCCTGGGCCACCACGATCAAAGACGCCTCCAGCCAAGCCATGTCCGACGCCGAACGCGCCGCCTACGAAGAGAAAAAGCTGAAACTCCGCCGCGCCATGGCCGATGGCACCTTGAACAAAGAAATTCTGGCCACGCCGACTGCGGATAGCCAACGCGAAGACCTCGCCGCCGCCATGAACGAAGACAACTGGAGCGCCGTCATCCGCGAGCAAACCCAGGAAACCATCCTCGACAAACCCGAGTAA